The genomic region CGTCACGGCCTCGACCTGGACGGCGAGCTGCTCGCGCTGGCCGGTGCGTCGCACTCGGGTGAGCAGTTCCACCTGGACGGCGTACGGCGGATCCTGGCGGGCGTGGGGCTGGACGAGTCCGCGCTGCGTACGCCGCCGCAGTACCCGGTCGAGGACCACGTGCGGGACGCGTGGGTCCGGGCCGGCCATGGTCCGGAGCGAATCACCATGAACTGCTCCGGCAAGCACGCCGCGATGATCGCCACCTGCGTCGCGAACGGCTGGCCGATCCACGACCCCGCCCAAGAGACCAGCCCGGACGGCGTCTGGGGCGACGACGACTACCGCTCGCCGCGGCACCCGCTGCAGCAGGCGATCCGGACCGCGGTCGAGGACTCGGCCGGCGAGAAGGTCGCGTACGTCGCGGTCGACGGCTGTGGCGCGCCGATCCTGGCCATCAGTCTGGCCGGGCTGGCGCGCTCCTTCGGGTTGTTCGCCGCCGCAGCGGAAGGAACGCTCGAGCGCCGGATCGCCGACGCGTTCCGGCAGTACCCGGAGTACGCCAGCGGGAGCAAGCGCGACGAGGCCGAGCTGATCCGCGCCGTTCCGGGGTTGTTCGGCAAGGTCGGCGCGGAGAGCGTGTACGCCGTCGGGCTGGCCGACGGTCGGGGGATCGCGCTGAAGATCGAGGACGGCAGCGCCCGCGCCCGGGCCGTGGTGATGGCCGCGGTGCTGAAGAAGCTGGGCGTCGAGCACGAGGTGATCGGCAAGCAGCTGCACGCCCCACTGCTCGGCGGCGGCGTCCAGGTCGGCTCCGTCCGCCCCCACTCCGCCACCTTCGCCTGACCACAGCCTTCACCCGTCGGCATTGTCACGGAAAGTGAGCGGGCTCACTGTGTGTTTGCTTGCAATTGCAAGCGTGCTGCTAGCACACTGGGGCCATGGCCAAGTTGAGTGATCGTGCCGCAGGTGCGGTGGGTTCGGTGGGGGAGTACCTCGCCGAGCAGCGCCGGCACGCGCAGTTGTCGCTGCGGCAGCTCTCCGACCTGGCCGGGGTGTCGAACCCGTACCTCAGCCAGATCGAGCGCGGCCTGCGCAAGCCGTCGGCCGACGTGCTGCAGCAGCTGGCCAAGGCGCTGCGGATCTCCGCGGAGACCCTGTACGTCCGGGCCGGCATCCTCGACCCCGACGACGGCTCGGACGGCGCCGGCCGGGCCACCGGCGTGACCGACGCGATTCTGCTGGACCCGGCGCTGACCGAGCGCCAGAAGCGGGTCCTGCTGGACGTGTACGCGTCCTTCGTCCGGGAGAACGCGACGGACGACCAGCCGGACGACCCGGCGGACCCCGAGAAGACCGCGCCGGCGACGACGCCCGCGGCCCCCACGACCGCGGCCGAGAAGCCCGCGGCCCCGAGAACCACTGCCCGCAAGACCGCGTCCGCGCGCAAGCCGGCGGTCGCCAAGAGCGCGCCGGCCCGCAAGCCGGCGACCCCCTAAGCCCCTGCAGTTGCACGCACAGCTCAGTAGATCCGCTATGTCCCGAGGAGAAGCCTGATGGCTACCCGTACCCCCGTCACGCCCCTGTACGTCATCGCCGGTGCCGGCGACCTGGCCGTGGAGAAGTTCCGCGCGGTCAGCGAGGACGTCAGCACCC from Kribbella flavida DSM 17836 harbors:
- a CDS encoding asparaginase: MTEPVIVADVVRSDFVEGHHRGSVVVTNPDGSVEWSAGVVDRPMFPRSSNKPMQALGMLRHGLDLDGELLALAGASHSGEQFHLDGVRRILAGVGLDESALRTPPQYPVEDHVRDAWVRAGHGPERITMNCSGKHAAMIATCVANGWPIHDPAQETSPDGVWGDDDYRSPRHPLQQAIRTAVEDSAGEKVAYVAVDGCGAPILAISLAGLARSFGLFAAAAEGTLERRIADAFRQYPEYASGSKRDEAELIRAVPGLFGKVGAESVYAVGLADGRGIALKIEDGSARARAVVMAAVLKKLGVEHEVIGKQLHAPLLGGGVQVGSVRPHSATFA
- a CDS encoding helix-turn-helix domain-containing protein, with amino-acid sequence MAKLSDRAAGAVGSVGEYLAEQRRHAQLSLRQLSDLAGVSNPYLSQIERGLRKPSADVLQQLAKALRISAETLYVRAGILDPDDGSDGAGRATGVTDAILLDPALTERQKRVLLDVYASFVRENATDDQPDDPADPEKTAPATTPAAPTTAAEKPAAPRTTARKTASARKPAVAKSAPARKPATP